In Akkermansia muciniphila, one DNA window encodes the following:
- the murD gene encoding UDP-N-acetylmuramoyl-L-alanine--D-glutamate ligase, protein MQLNNLNIAVLGAGRSGRAAARLAMKHGARVCVFDASASIGGWPEDIPLHTAATKEDGRAFHADLVVISPGIETDSPFVKSFSREGVETIGEMELACRFYHGRIIAITGTNGKTTTTSLVEKILLRAGKTAVACGNYGVPMAEILLRDSVPDVLALEVSSFQLETIRDFHPDVAVWLNFAPDHMDRYKSVEDYHRAKLHIFDNQTGQDLAVVRSGERLPQLKASVLTFSPEDPAADLYYREPLIMEGDTPLLNLEGTALNQRHNAENAMAAVLACRHLGIPAETAAEVLKEFTPPGHRCETVRTLDGVLWLNDSKATNLHALEAALKSQHSPVILIAGGKDKGLDYVPLQPMLKEKVRACVVFGQIADQLQHAFSPAVPTEKAADVEACVVKARSLARPGDTVLFSPGTSSFDMFTGYVQRGQAFRDAVNALSPLS, encoded by the coding sequence ATGCAGCTCAATAACCTCAACATCGCCGTTCTGGGAGCGGGAAGAAGCGGACGCGCCGCGGCGCGCCTCGCCATGAAGCATGGCGCACGGGTATGCGTGTTTGACGCTTCCGCCTCCATTGGCGGATGGCCGGAAGACATTCCCCTGCATACCGCCGCCACGAAAGAAGACGGGCGCGCCTTCCACGCGGACCTTGTAGTCATCTCCCCCGGCATTGAGACGGACAGCCCCTTTGTCAAATCCTTTAGCCGGGAAGGCGTGGAAACCATCGGTGAAATGGAGCTGGCATGCCGCTTTTACCATGGCCGCATCATCGCCATCACTGGAACCAACGGCAAAACCACCACCACATCCCTGGTGGAAAAGATTTTGCTGCGCGCCGGAAAGACCGCCGTTGCCTGCGGCAATTACGGTGTGCCGATGGCGGAAATCCTGCTCCGGGATTCCGTGCCGGACGTACTGGCGCTGGAGGTCAGCTCCTTCCAGCTGGAAACCATCCGCGACTTTCATCCGGACGTGGCCGTATGGCTCAATTTTGCGCCGGACCATATGGACCGCTACAAATCCGTGGAGGATTACCACCGCGCCAAACTCCATATCTTTGACAACCAGACGGGACAAGACCTGGCCGTCGTTCGCTCCGGAGAACGGCTTCCACAGCTGAAAGCCTCCGTGCTCACCTTTAGTCCGGAAGATCCGGCGGCTGACCTTTATTACCGCGAACCGTTGATCATGGAGGGCGACACTCCCCTGCTGAACCTGGAAGGGACCGCCCTGAACCAGCGCCATAACGCGGAAAACGCCATGGCCGCCGTCCTGGCATGCCGCCACCTGGGCATTCCCGCAGAAACAGCCGCAGAAGTATTGAAGGAGTTCACGCCCCCCGGCCACCGCTGCGAAACCGTCCGCACACTGGACGGCGTGCTGTGGCTGAACGATTCCAAAGCCACGAATCTGCATGCGCTGGAAGCGGCTCTGAAATCACAGCATTCCCCCGTCATCCTGATTGCCGGAGGCAAGGACAAGGGGCTGGATTACGTGCCCCTGCAGCCCATGCTGAAAGAAAAAGTGCGCGCCTGCGTGGTATTCGGCCAGATTGCGGACCAGCTCCAGCATGCTTTTTCCCCCGCAGTCCCCACGGAAAAAGCCGCAGATGTAGAAGCCTGCGTGGTAAAGGCCCGCTCTCTCGCCCGGCCGGGAGACACCGTCCTCTTCTCCCCCGGCACTTCTTCCTTTGACATGTTCACCGGGTATGTCCAGCGCGGCCAGGCCTTCCGGGACGCGGTGAACGCCCTCTCCCCCCTTTCCTGA
- the mraY gene encoding phospho-N-acetylmuramoyl-pentapeptide-transferase: MHSLIEQFSPSGAFAGPAGRALLACLVSFVLTMIFAPRVIRELISLKIGQPIRTAEEVHKLAELHGAKAGTPTMGGVLIVGSMTAATLLCARMGNPFIIACLIVTLSLGLLGFRDDYLKVAKKTSDGISARKKLLVQFLAGLAGVTFLYLYPEGSPRVELHDYISSLFIPFYGQVNLPWFVYIPFGVVVVMSASNAVNLTDGLDGLASGCSVATGISYAIIAALCGSWLTADSLDIPFHPGAGEISVFMMALVGACLGFLWHNCYPARVFMGDTGSLALGGAFGMAAVCTAQELLFIVIGGVFVMEAVSVVLQVGSYKLRHGKRIFAMAPIHHHFELKGWKETQVIARFWMISLLLAFLGLFLITTA; encoded by the coding sequence ATGCATTCCCTCATTGAACAGTTCAGCCCCTCGGGGGCATTTGCAGGACCGGCAGGGAGGGCCCTTCTGGCCTGCCTGGTTTCTTTTGTCCTGACGATGATCTTCGCCCCACGGGTCATCCGGGAGCTGATTTCCCTGAAAATCGGCCAGCCCATCAGGACGGCGGAAGAGGTGCACAAACTGGCGGAACTCCACGGGGCCAAGGCGGGAACGCCCACCATGGGCGGCGTGCTGATCGTGGGTTCCATGACGGCGGCCACCCTCTTGTGCGCCAGAATGGGCAATCCTTTCATCATCGCCTGCCTGATCGTCACCCTGTCACTGGGCCTGTTGGGATTCCGGGACGATTACCTGAAGGTGGCGAAAAAAACCTCGGACGGCATTTCCGCACGTAAAAAACTCCTCGTCCAGTTCCTGGCCGGTCTGGCCGGCGTCACCTTCCTGTACCTGTACCCGGAAGGCAGCCCCCGGGTGGAACTTCACGACTACATATCCTCCCTGTTCATCCCGTTCTACGGCCAGGTAAACCTGCCATGGTTCGTTTACATTCCCTTTGGCGTCGTGGTGGTCATGTCCGCCTCCAATGCGGTGAACCTGACGGACGGCCTGGACGGCCTCGCTTCCGGCTGCTCCGTCGCCACGGGCATCTCCTACGCCATCATTGCCGCCCTTTGCGGAAGCTGGCTGACGGCGGATTCCCTGGACATTCCCTTCCATCCCGGCGCGGGAGAAATCAGCGTCTTCATGATGGCCCTGGTAGGGGCCTGCCTGGGCTTCCTGTGGCACAACTGCTACCCGGCCAGGGTATTTATGGGAGACACCGGTTCCCTGGCCCTGGGCGGCGCGTTCGGCATGGCTGCCGTCTGCACGGCGCAGGAGCTTCTCTTTATCGTCATCGGGGGCGTCTTCGTCATGGAAGCCGTGTCCGTCGTCCTGCAGGTGGGCAGCTACAAGCTGCGCCACGGCAAACGCATCTTCGCCATGGCCCCCATCCATCACCATTTCGAACTCAAGGGCTGGAAGGAAACGCAGGTGATTGCCCGCTTCTGGATGATCAGCCTCCTGTTGGCTTTCCTGGGCCTTTTCCTGATAACCACCGCCTGA
- a CDS encoding UDP-N-acetylmuramoyl-tripeptide--D-alanyl-D-alanine ligase: MISLTAHGICNVIGGKLVSGPFDRVASGGVCTDSRHLPPHAVFFALGGEKFDGNLFAPEASRTAAAVVVSRVEEGMDPSCAVILVEDTLKALQKLAAWWRSGLPLTVIGLTGSNGKTSTKDLTASILSQGLRTIATQGNLNNHIGVPLSILRAAPSDEAAVWEMGMNHSGELAPLCEMTRPKIGIITSIGTSHMEYLGSRENIAREKCTLARCLPEDGFMIFPADCDYADMIRQSTRAACIDCGIGAGTVRAENPVSTEKGTRFTLSIPDFCREEVELPVHGRHMVTNALLAAAAGWVAGLAKEQIASGLTQARLTNGRLHCARINGILVVDDTYNANPDSMQAALRTLAELSCAGRRFAVLGKMGELGVFSEEGHVLVGRTAEELRLDCVVSVGTDAARITDAISPNSFTQRLNFGSAEEAAEWLRGHTAQGDVVLFKGSRLARMEQVMNLTFPPQ, translated from the coding sequence ATGATTTCCCTCACGGCACACGGCATCTGCAACGTCATCGGCGGAAAACTGGTCAGCGGCCCCTTCGACAGGGTCGCTTCCGGAGGCGTGTGCACGGACAGCCGCCATCTGCCCCCACATGCCGTTTTCTTCGCGCTGGGGGGAGAAAAATTTGACGGCAACCTGTTTGCGCCGGAGGCATCCCGCACTGCGGCCGCCGTCGTCGTCAGCCGTGTGGAAGAAGGCATGGATCCCTCCTGCGCCGTCATTCTGGTGGAGGACACGCTGAAAGCCCTTCAGAAGCTGGCCGCCTGGTGGCGTTCCGGGCTGCCCCTCACCGTCATCGGCCTGACCGGTTCCAACGGAAAAACCTCCACCAAGGACCTGACGGCTTCCATTCTTTCACAGGGGCTCCGCACCATCGCCACGCAGGGCAACCTGAACAACCACATCGGCGTTCCCCTCAGCATCCTCCGCGCCGCGCCGTCGGACGAAGCCGCCGTATGGGAAATGGGCATGAACCACTCCGGGGAACTGGCCCCCCTGTGTGAGATGACGCGCCCGAAAATCGGCATCATCACCAGCATTGGCACTTCCCACATGGAATACCTGGGTTCCCGGGAAAACATCGCCCGGGAAAAATGCACGCTGGCACGCTGCCTGCCGGAAGACGGCTTCATGATTTTTCCGGCGGACTGCGATTATGCGGATATGATCCGTCAATCCACCCGCGCCGCCTGTATTGACTGCGGCATTGGCGCCGGAACCGTTCGCGCGGAAAATCCCGTCTCCACGGAAAAAGGGACACGCTTCACCCTTTCCATTCCGGATTTCTGCCGGGAAGAGGTGGAATTGCCCGTCCACGGGCGGCACATGGTAACCAACGCGCTTCTGGCCGCCGCCGCCGGCTGGGTGGCAGGTCTTGCGAAAGAGCAAATCGCCTCCGGTCTCACCCAGGCGCGGCTCACGAACGGAAGGCTTCACTGCGCCCGGATCAACGGCATTCTGGTAGTGGATGACACCTACAACGCCAACCCGGATTCCATGCAGGCCGCCCTGCGCACCTTAGCAGAGCTTTCCTGCGCCGGCAGACGCTTTGCGGTGCTGGGAAAAATGGGGGAACTGGGCGTGTTTTCCGAGGAAGGGCATGTTCTGGTGGGCCGCACGGCGGAAGAGCTCCGTCTTGACTGCGTCGTCAGCGTGGGAACGGACGCCGCCCGGATTACGGACGCTATTTCTCCCAATTCATTCACTCAACGCCTGAACTTCGGCTCCGCGGAGGAAGCGGCCGAATGGCTCCGCGGCCATACGGCGCAGGGAGACGTCGTCCTCTTCAAAGGCAGCCGTCTTGCCCGGATGGAGCAAGTCATGAACCTCACCTTTCCGCCACAGTAA
- a CDS encoding peptidoglycan D,D-transpeptidase FtsI family protein — MITITKSRFARRSLVLCGVAGAAVIWLMLSLVNLQLVSPRKTSGVSSGGIIEREVLLPQRGRIMDANEEILTSNMQSSELIADGYHLNDPKTISWALAYSKAVHSPFWEKAATDKEKEKLVSGFRSKILGQAASKKDGSKEHNLAKILLEEPENGPEGVDMARKKLEELYEPEMVKEYVQAHLEYAAKVIAPFLPDMNVQDIINTVEKDGAIPKKRIVIAKNLSEEKAELLRQAIQNARVQGFRFETSSKRVYSVPECMVHILGYIAQTKDSGPRPVALSGLEKQLDDQLLGHNGIREYRKDSRGRIIPSADSRFKDAVDGLNVRLTVNMEYQTIVEEELDAAISFYTDQTHKPRGCIIVVEPKTGSILAMASRPHYNLNTREGLQEGAYHFAVQSLYEPGSTFKIVSVTSAVDSGKATFDTMINCTPYPVPGSRPVTDAPRSYGGLTVAGVLKKSSNPGAFRIALKSGWPTYKKYFDLYGFSSKTGIDLPGETNSQCQDGSNFVNFSRISFGYSLMVSPLQVAMAYAAIANDGVRMRPRLVDGIYVDDKNFQPSPPVEVCRVMSVKTARDLRNALFHVTDLDGTAKRARIEGYNVGGKTGTAHKVKPTGGYFENRYTVSFVGMLPVEDPAFVCLVVIDDPTSKHCHPGGGTVCAPVFQKLATRLAAAMNIPKNSPSAETNKKASRTQTSSTPSKPPRR, encoded by the coding sequence ATGATCACGATCACGAAGTCCAGATTCGCCAGAAGAAGCCTCGTCCTGTGCGGCGTGGCGGGCGCGGCGGTCATCTGGCTGATGTTGTCGCTGGTCAATCTTCAGCTGGTTTCCCCCCGGAAAACGAGCGGCGTTTCCAGCGGCGGCATTATTGAACGGGAGGTTCTGTTGCCCCAGCGCGGACGCATCATGGACGCCAATGAGGAAATCCTCACCAGCAACATGCAAAGTTCCGAGCTGATTGCGGACGGCTATCACCTGAACGATCCCAAGACCATCAGCTGGGCTCTGGCCTATTCCAAGGCCGTCCATTCCCCCTTCTGGGAGAAAGCCGCAACGGATAAGGAAAAGGAAAAGCTCGTTTCCGGCTTCCGCAGCAAGATTCTGGGGCAGGCCGCCAGTAAAAAGGATGGCAGCAAGGAACACAACCTGGCGAAAATCCTGCTGGAAGAGCCTGAAAACGGACCGGAAGGGGTGGACATGGCCAGGAAAAAGCTGGAAGAGCTTTATGAGCCGGAAATGGTGAAAGAATACGTGCAGGCGCACCTGGAATACGCCGCCAAAGTGATTGCCCCCTTCCTGCCGGACATGAATGTGCAGGATATCATCAATACGGTGGAAAAAGACGGGGCGATTCCCAAGAAGCGCATCGTCATTGCCAAAAACCTGTCTGAGGAAAAAGCAGAACTGCTGCGGCAGGCTATCCAGAACGCCCGCGTCCAGGGGTTCCGTTTTGAGACCTCCTCCAAACGCGTTTATTCCGTGCCGGAATGCATGGTGCATATTCTGGGCTACATCGCCCAGACGAAGGACAGCGGCCCCCGGCCCGTGGCCCTTTCCGGCCTGGAAAAACAGCTGGACGACCAGCTGCTGGGCCACAACGGCATCAGGGAGTACCGGAAAGACAGCCGCGGACGCATCATTCCCTCCGCGGACTCCCGCTTCAAGGATGCCGTTGACGGGCTGAACGTGCGCCTGACGGTAAACATGGAGTACCAGACGATCGTGGAGGAGGAACTGGACGCCGCCATCTCTTTTTACACGGACCAGACCCACAAACCCCGCGGCTGCATTATTGTGGTGGAACCCAAAACCGGAAGCATTCTGGCGATGGCCAGCCGGCCCCACTATAATTTAAATACGCGCGAGGGCCTTCAGGAAGGCGCCTACCATTTCGCCGTGCAGTCCCTGTACGAACCTGGCTCCACTTTTAAAATCGTTTCCGTCACATCCGCCGTGGACAGCGGAAAGGCCACGTTTGACACCATGATCAACTGCACCCCCTATCCGGTGCCCGGTTCCCGTCCCGTCACGGACGCCCCCCGTTCCTATGGCGGTCTGACCGTAGCGGGCGTGTTGAAAAAATCCAGCAACCCGGGCGCTTTCCGCATTGCGCTGAAATCGGGCTGGCCCACGTATAAAAAATACTTTGACCTGTACGGATTTTCCTCCAAAACGGGCATCGACCTGCCGGGGGAAACCAACAGCCAGTGCCAGGACGGAAGCAACTTCGTCAACTTTTCCCGCATCAGCTTCGGCTATTCCCTGATGGTCTCCCCCCTGCAGGTCGCCATGGCTTACGCCGCCATCGCCAATGACGGCGTGCGCATGCGCCCCCGGCTGGTTGACGGCATTTACGTGGATGACAAGAACTTCCAGCCTTCCCCTCCCGTGGAGGTATGCCGGGTCATGAGCGTCAAGACGGCCCGGGACCTTCGGAACGCCCTGTTCCACGTCACGGATCTGGACGGGACCGCCAAAAGAGCGCGGATTGAAGGCTACAACGTGGGAGGCAAAACCGGAACCGCCCACAAAGTGAAGCCTACAGGCGGCTACTTTGAAAACCGTTACACCGTCTCCTTCGTAGGAATGCTCCCGGTGGAAGACCCGGCCTTCGTCTGCCTCGTCGTCATTGACGACCCCACTTCCAAGCATTGCCACCCCGGAGGCGGAACCGTATGCGCCCCGGTCTTCCAGAAGCTGGCCACCCGCCTGGCGGCCGCCATGAACATCCCCAAAAATTCCCCTTCCGCGGAGACCAATAAAAAAGCCTCCCGAACCCAGACCTCTTCTACTCCATCCAAACCGCCGCGCAGATAA
- a CDS encoding UDP-N-acetylmuramoyl-L-alanyl-D-glutamate--2,6-diaminopimelate ligase: protein MKLLTLLKDLPSHTLTGSPQVKISHLECDSRRILPGSCYIALKGTRADGHEFIPEAIRRGACAVVAEMPCTQEAREAGVSWVEVNDSRLAVSLMGAVWNGRPSRHMTMIGVTGTNGKTTTAYIAHSLLKQSWLRAGLIGTIAYDNGEEIIPSTHTTPGPLELEHLLKEMYENGCRGVSMEVSSHALDQERVAGINFNVGIFTNLTQDHLDYHHTMENYFQAKAKLFEQMAQDTGSRRKPVAVINIDDAYGRRLAEMFSGRMTVKTYGSALGADFRMLVHHATAKGSEYELEYKGKSYLVRVPLIGKFNMYNSLAALAAVICAGIPVRDAIANLQNIPQVPGRLELFTHPGGAQIFIDYAHTPDALENVCKTLKELCSRRLITVFGCGGDRDKGKRPLMGAAAARLSDACIVTSDNPRSEEPLSIINQIAAGMPEGRYAIIPDRARAIATAIDQARLGDIVLIAGKGHENYQELSTGRIDFSDAKEVRRNMFIKEREEFPQA from the coding sequence ATGAAGCTACTTACCTTACTCAAAGACCTTCCCTCCCATACGCTCACCGGCTCCCCCCAGGTGAAAATTTCACATCTGGAATGCGACAGCCGGCGCATTCTGCCCGGCTCCTGCTACATTGCCCTGAAGGGGACCCGGGCGGACGGCCACGAATTCATCCCGGAAGCCATTCGCCGCGGGGCCTGCGCCGTCGTCGCGGAAATGCCCTGCACGCAGGAAGCCAGGGAGGCAGGAGTCAGCTGGGTGGAAGTAAACGATTCCCGTCTGGCCGTCAGCCTGATGGGCGCGGTCTGGAACGGGCGCCCCTCCCGCCACATGACCATGATCGGCGTGACGGGAACGAACGGAAAAACCACAACGGCCTACATTGCCCATTCCCTGCTCAAGCAGTCCTGGCTGCGCGCGGGGCTGATCGGCACCATCGCCTATGACAACGGGGAGGAAATCATCCCTTCCACCCATACCACGCCCGGACCGCTGGAACTGGAACACCTGCTGAAGGAAATGTATGAAAACGGCTGCCGCGGCGTCTCCATGGAGGTTTCCTCCCACGCGCTGGACCAGGAACGCGTGGCCGGCATCAATTTCAACGTGGGCATTTTCACCAATCTGACCCAGGACCATCTGGATTACCACCATACCATGGAGAATTATTTCCAGGCCAAGGCGAAATTGTTCGAACAGATGGCGCAGGACACCGGATCCCGGAGGAAACCCGTGGCCGTCATCAACATCGACGACGCCTACGGCCGCCGGCTGGCGGAAATGTTTTCCGGCCGCATGACCGTAAAGACCTACGGGTCCGCCCTGGGGGCGGATTTCCGCATGCTGGTGCACCACGCCACCGCCAAAGGCAGCGAGTACGAACTGGAATACAAAGGGAAAAGCTATCTGGTCCGCGTCCCCCTGATCGGCAAGTTCAACATGTACAACAGTTTGGCCGCGCTGGCCGCCGTCATTTGCGCCGGCATCCCCGTGCGGGACGCTATTGCGAACCTTCAGAATATTCCGCAGGTTCCCGGCAGGCTGGAACTATTCACCCACCCCGGAGGAGCCCAGATCTTCATTGACTACGCCCACACGCCGGACGCTCTGGAAAACGTCTGCAAGACGCTCAAGGAACTGTGCTCCCGCCGCCTGATTACCGTATTCGGCTGCGGAGGGGATCGGGACAAGGGAAAACGCCCGCTGATGGGAGCCGCAGCCGCGCGCCTGTCGGACGCCTGCATCGTCACCTCCGACAATCCCAGAAGCGAGGAACCCCTCTCCATCATCAACCAGATTGCGGCGGGCATGCCGGAAGGCAGATACGCCATCATTCCGGACCGCGCCAGGGCTATTGCCACGGCCATCGACCAGGCCCGCCTGGGGGACATCGTCCTCATTGCGGGCAAGGGCCATGAAAATTACCAGGAGCTTTCCACCGGCCGCATCGATTTCAGCGACGCCAAGGAAGTGCGCCGCAACATGTTCATCAAGGAACGGGAAGAATTTCCCCAGGCATAA
- a CDS encoding LysM peptidoglycan-binding domain-containing protein produces the protein MKTTKTPDHNPTGRTRPKRKMGTVLRAKLSKYRARVSEFEDDAPSSTVVRWLVVLLLLHLLVIGGVYVRSTWFRNTTETVEMAAALPAPPTVPQRPAPAAPPAALPQVPQAQPAAPVTITQPEQVVDARPNRQPAPVAEEHIPDATPVAGPARHIVRTGDTWERVARDNQVAVNDLKAVNPKVQRLVSGSTLVIPARPGDKLEPEKPAAEEMEPEGVPHIVKKGETLSVIARKYKMNWRALQKFNKMNDRDVARLKIGQKIMIPKK, from the coding sequence ATGAAAACGACCAAGACACCTGATCATAATCCGACCGGACGCACCCGTCCGAAACGCAAAATGGGCACCGTACTCCGGGCCAAACTCAGCAAATACCGCGCTCGCGTCTCCGAATTTGAAGACGATGCGCCCAGCAGCACCGTCGTGCGCTGGCTCGTCGTCCTTCTTCTTCTTCACCTTCTCGTCATCGGCGGCGTTTACGTCCGCAGCACCTGGTTCAGAAACACGACGGAAACCGTAGAAATGGCGGCCGCCCTGCCCGCGCCGCCCACCGTCCCGCAGCGCCCCGCTCCCGCAGCGCCCCCGGCGGCCCTGCCCCAGGTTCCCCAGGCCCAACCCGCGGCCCCGGTCACCATCACGCAGCCGGAACAGGTAGTGGACGCGCGCCCCAACAGGCAGCCGGCCCCCGTGGCGGAGGAACACATTCCGGATGCGACTCCGGTGGCAGGTCCTGCGCGCCACATCGTGCGCACGGGAGATACCTGGGAACGCGTCGCGCGTGACAACCAGGTGGCCGTCAATGACCTGAAAGCCGTCAATCCCAAAGTGCAGCGCCTTGTCAGCGGAAGCACGCTCGTCATCCCGGCACGGCCCGGAGACAAACTTGAACCGGAAAAGCCCGCCGCGGAGGAAATGGAGCCGGAAGGCGTGCCCCACATCGTGAAGAAAGGGGAAACCCTCTCCGTAATCGCCCGCAAATATAAAATGAACTGGCGCGCCCTCCAGAAATTCAACAAGATGAATGACCGGGACGTAGCGCGTCTCAAGATTGGGCAAAAAATCATGATCCCCAAAAAGTAG